The following proteins are encoded in a genomic region of Desulfosporosinus youngiae DSM 17734:
- a CDS encoding 3D domain-containing protein yields the protein MKQIDLVELVPKPSARVKPKVSRSKPQVERWVVTVTAYTKNDRGMNGRGVTASGEPVQEGRTIAAPESIPFGTQIHIPGLGNYTVTDRGGAITEDKLDLYMESREDALQFGAQEFEVLIKYQ from the coding sequence GTGAAACAGATTGACCTGGTTGAGTTAGTACCTAAACCCAGTGCGCGGGTTAAACCCAAGGTTAGCCGAAGTAAACCTCAGGTCGAGCGCTGGGTGGTAACCGTGACAGCGTACACAAAAAATGACAGAGGCATGAACGGCCGCGGTGTGACAGCATCCGGCGAACCAGTCCAGGAGGGCCGGACCATTGCGGCTCCTGAGAGTATCCCGTTTGGTACCCAGATCCATATCCCCGGGCTTGGGAATTACACGGTCACAGATCGTGGGGGAGCTATAACCGAGGATAAGCTGGACCTGTATATGGAGAGTCGGGAGGATGCTTTGCAGTTTGGAGCGCAGGAGTTCGAGGTCCTAATTAAATATCAGTAA
- a CDS encoding ATP-binding protein translates to MRPLSMDLSNFRSYLSESIELTALKVALINGRNGNGKSTLIDAITFPLFGRGSADKIDDYVTLGKTDMSAALSFELGGNTYRVIRNRTTNGRGKSSLELQQLINGEWESKSGATAPETEERIRKLLRMDYEGFIASAFVVQGEADKFSKQKPAERKATLANILGLDAYSEYESQAKEKAKGTEVDLKVVRNQVQELETRTANKPTLEAQLVTVEAEIVSIEDQLKEKETALNQLIEKRANLQAAEIRIMDINTQIAGIQKEINDLNNQIPLLERKTSDANKLKDQIPSLEKRISDTEKLTANKDKIISSANEAKVVRGQISEQDETAAANSELELERSKIQTEVTKIDGLIYQGKSKLEANIQNFKIQIKNAKQQAKPLEGLECQNPTCQLIKGAVEARDKIPGLNKQLEEETIKLDTGNYADELKQQKEALKSKLMEIDIQIEILEYDQKSHQDLKIKLVDLERYERLAPALENAEESKRLAQDQIDQIHTTIKEKQDDITEQINQINILIKAKQDAITGFELDKMSLEDDAKESVEVSLNITTLESQIRILREKLGNQQAARGAIRKSIDELTELDVKLIDSRTKLDSLAADLTDWNDIARACGKNGIQAVIIENSIPEIEREANNLLARMSSGRFSLELLTQKPSKTAKVTETLDIKISDSGLGVRPYETYSGAEKMMIDLAIRISLSKLLTRRAGATIRTLVLDETSSALDAQNRSQFLQIVNTLREDFDLILVISHQEDVQDAFDQRIEVYRTDEGSKARVIA, encoded by the coding sequence ATGAGACCATTATCAATGGATCTAAGTAACTTCAGGTCCTACTTAAGTGAATCAATTGAGCTTACAGCTTTAAAAGTTGCCCTAATTAACGGGCGGAACGGAAACGGAAAATCAACGTTGATTGATGCGATAACATTTCCATTATTCGGTCGCGGATCGGCAGACAAGATAGACGATTATGTAACTCTTGGAAAGACCGATATGTCAGCAGCATTGAGTTTTGAACTCGGAGGAAATACGTACCGTGTTATCCGAAACAGGACCACGAATGGACGTGGTAAATCCAGTCTGGAGCTTCAACAGCTTATTAATGGCGAATGGGAAAGTAAATCTGGAGCGACAGCTCCCGAGACGGAAGAGCGCATCCGGAAGTTGCTTCGGATGGATTATGAGGGATTTATAGCTTCAGCCTTTGTCGTTCAAGGTGAAGCAGATAAGTTTTCCAAGCAGAAACCGGCTGAGCGGAAGGCAACATTAGCAAACATTCTTGGATTGGATGCTTATTCAGAATATGAGTCCCAGGCGAAAGAAAAAGCGAAGGGGACCGAAGTAGACCTGAAAGTCGTTAGAAATCAAGTTCAGGAATTAGAGACCAGAACTGCAAATAAACCAACTTTAGAGGCACAACTTGTCACTGTAGAAGCTGAAATAGTAAGCATTGAAGACCAGTTAAAAGAAAAGGAGACTGCTCTAAACCAACTCATAGAGAAGAGAGCTAACCTTCAGGCTGCAGAGATCAGAATCATGGATATCAACACTCAAATAGCTGGAATTCAAAAGGAGATTAACGACTTAAATAATCAGATTCCGTTACTTGAGAGAAAAACATCAGACGCAAATAAGCTAAAGGACCAGATTCCATCGCTTGAAAAGAGAATCTCTGATACCGAAAAACTCACAGCTAATAAAGACAAAATTATATCATCTGCCAATGAAGCTAAGGTAGTCAGAGGTCAAATATCAGAACAGGATGAAACAGCTGCTGCAAATTCAGAATTAGAGCTTGAGAGAAGTAAAATCCAGACTGAAGTTACAAAGATCGATGGATTAATTTATCAGGGAAAGTCCAAACTCGAAGCAAATATCCAGAACTTCAAGATTCAGATCAAGAACGCGAAACAACAAGCAAAGCCGCTTGAAGGCCTTGAATGTCAAAACCCTACTTGTCAACTTATTAAAGGAGCAGTGGAAGCCAGAGATAAGATTCCTGGGTTAAATAAACAGCTCGAAGAGGAGACCATAAAACTCGATACCGGTAATTATGCCGATGAACTGAAGCAACAAAAAGAAGCTTTGAAATCAAAACTTATGGAAATTGATATTCAGATTGAGATTCTCGAATATGACCAAAAATCACATCAAGATCTCAAGATTAAATTAGTCGACCTCGAACGTTATGAGCGCCTAGCTCCTGCCTTGGAAAATGCAGAGGAATCCAAACGGTTAGCACAAGATCAAATTGATCAAATCCACACAACAATTAAGGAAAAACAAGATGATATTACTGAGCAAATAAATCAGATCAATATTTTAATTAAAGCAAAGCAAGATGCCATAACCGGTTTTGAATTAGACAAAATGTCACTTGAAGATGATGCGAAAGAATCCGTGGAAGTATCCCTTAACATAACAACTCTTGAATCCCAAATACGTATTCTCAGGGAGAAATTGGGCAACCAGCAAGCTGCTCGAGGTGCTATCAGAAAGTCAATCGATGAGCTCACTGAACTCGATGTCAAACTTATTGATTCAAGAACAAAATTAGACTCGTTAGCGGCTGATCTTACGGATTGGAATGATATTGCAAGAGCATGTGGCAAGAACGGAATACAGGCTGTGATTATTGAAAACTCCATTCCGGAAATTGAGCGAGAGGCAAATAATCTTCTGGCCAGGATGTCATCAGGAAGGTTCTCCCTAGAACTCTTAACTCAAAAGCCAAGTAAAACAGCTAAGGTCACGGAAACACTTGATATCAAAATCTCTGACTCAGGATTAGGAGTTAGGCCATACGAAACATATTCTGGGGCAGAAAAAATGATGATTGATCTGGCTATCAGGATCTCTTTAAGCAAGCTTTTAACCCGTAGGGCAGGTGCAACTATACGGACACTGGTTCTTGATGAAACGAGTTCGGCATTGGATGCACAGAACCGGAGTCAGTTCCTTCAGATCGTGAATACCCTCAGAGAGGACTTTGATTTAATTTTAGTTATCAGTCATCAAGAGGATGTCCAGGATGCTTTTGATCAAAGAATAGAGGTTTACCGGACGGATGAAGGATCGAAGGCAAGGGTGATAGCATGA
- a CDS encoding YopX family protein: MREIKFRAWIEPNIEKIPPYMSSEPEFNGYINDIFSRGGVKPLAPYGSKITYLQFTGLRDKNGKEIYEGDMCDTYTRWGKGVVRFEGGMFKLNGMSLCTFIPRLEVIGNIYENPELLEVTT, translated from the coding sequence GTGAGAGAGATTAAGTTCAGGGCGTGGATTGAGCCAAATATCGAGAAAATTCCTCCATACATGAGTAGTGAGCCCGAGTTCAACGGATATATTAACGATATTTTTTCAAGAGGTGGAGTTAAGCCGCTGGCTCCTTACGGATCAAAAATAACTTATTTGCAATTTACCGGCCTTCGTGATAAGAACGGCAAGGAAATCTATGAGGGGGATATGTGCGACACTTACACGCGATGGGGTAAAGGGGTTGTTAGATTCGAAGGCGGAATGTTCAAGCTTAATGGAATGTCGCTTTGTACATTCATACCACGCTTAGAAGTCATTGGGAACATCTACGAAAACCCGGAATTGCTGGAGGTGACAACCTAA
- a CDS encoding site-specific integrase, with translation MASIKKRPNGTYQATIYIGRDEDGKQLFKYVTKPTMKECKAAAREIEQQIADGELTYVDNIRISEYIKNWIDMHNNQYSPTVTVLYKGYLKNHFRPFFKQMKFKDLKEIHIKKLQNELLGKISQTSTRRIMSCLRPILYDALKNKSPMREIKLPKEDKVDYSDVPTPEKFRAIHDSVRGTRDEPIILLAGWCGLRREEIFALKPNDLDFKSNIIRIDEAYVINDQGEYQIKTTKSENGLRAVAAPPYLMDLIKVVIRDGFALRKKERKIVEITDKKDKEDKLIFPMRPDSYTSYLAKLVRDKKIPKTRLHFLRHYHATWLYENDVLDHLAAERLGHDIRVLKAIYQHLGVKKKEQINTKIIELQEQEIKSS, from the coding sequence TTGGCAAGCATAAAAAAACGCCCCAATGGGACGTATCAGGCAACGATCTATATAGGTCGTGACGAGGATGGTAAGCAACTTTTCAAGTACGTAACAAAGCCGACCATGAAAGAATGTAAGGCTGCGGCAAGGGAGATTGAGCAACAAATAGCAGACGGAGAATTGACCTACGTCGATAACATTAGAATTTCTGAATATATTAAGAATTGGATTGACATGCATAACAATCAATATAGTCCTACTGTTACTGTTTTATACAAAGGATATCTCAAAAATCACTTCAGGCCATTTTTTAAGCAAATGAAATTCAAGGATTTAAAGGAAATACACATTAAAAAACTGCAGAATGAACTTCTTGGTAAGATATCGCAAACAAGTACTCGTAGAATAATGTCTTGCCTCAGGCCTATCCTTTACGACGCTCTAAAAAACAAGAGTCCCATGAGGGAAATTAAGCTTCCAAAGGAAGATAAGGTTGACTATTCAGACGTTCCAACCCCTGAAAAGTTTAGAGCAATTCATGACTCGGTACGCGGCACCAGGGATGAACCCATCATCCTTCTTGCCGGCTGGTGTGGTTTAAGAAGAGAAGAGATTTTCGCACTGAAACCAAATGACTTAGACTTTAAGAGTAATATTATCAGGATTGATGAGGCTTATGTAATAAACGATCAGGGAGAATATCAAATTAAAACCACTAAATCAGAGAACGGATTACGAGCAGTAGCTGCTCCTCCATATCTTATGGACCTTATAAAAGTAGTCATACGAGATGGCTTTGCATTAAGAAAGAAAGAGCGAAAAATTGTTGAAATAACAGATAAGAAAGATAAGGAAGATAAGCTAATATTCCCAATGCGTCCTGACAGCTACACCAGCTACCTTGCAAAGCTCGTAAGGGACAAAAAAATACCGAAGACTCGTTTGCACTTTCTTCGGCATTATCACGCCACTTGGCTGTACGAAAATGATGTGCTAGATCATTTAGCAGCTGAGCGACTAGGACACGATATTAGAGTTTTGAAAGCCATATACCAGCATCTAGGAGTTAAAAAGAAAGAACAAATTAATACTAAAATCATCGAACTCCAAGAGCAGGAAATAAAATCATCTTAG
- a CDS encoding Rha family transcriptional regulator has translation MSKLVFLEPNCLKAVPYTTSKVISEFTGVGHRHIKKQISLHRQQLETFGLLVAYETESTGGRPEEITQLNEQQATLLVTFLKNTPVVVEFKTELVRQFYQMRTELQMRHLWREGIKPIRREMTDVIQENPDHSKWDFKLYTDLAYKIVTSKTAAQIRKERGAPKKAKAIEYMTSDEMERIARLTNKISVLLELGNDYYAIKDILTKKYLKSA, from the coding sequence ATGAGCAAGCTGGTCTTTCTCGAACCGAATTGCCTTAAGGCAGTACCTTATACGACCTCAAAAGTAATATCTGAATTCACTGGTGTTGGTCACAGACACATTAAAAAGCAAATCTCATTACACAGGCAACAACTAGAAACCTTTGGACTTTTGGTCGCATATGAGACAGAAAGTACCGGTGGCCGCCCGGAGGAAATTACACAACTTAATGAGCAGCAGGCAACATTACTGGTTACATTTTTAAAAAACACGCCTGTTGTCGTGGAATTCAAGACGGAGCTCGTCCGCCAATTCTACCAGATGCGAACCGAACTTCAGATGCGACACCTATGGCGCGAAGGCATAAAACCCATACGCCGCGAGATGACGGACGTAATCCAAGAAAATCCTGATCACAGCAAATGGGATTTTAAGCTATACACTGACTTGGCCTACAAGATCGTAACCAGCAAAACTGCCGCGCAGATACGCAAAGAGCGCGGTGCGCCCAAGAAGGCAAAGGCAATTGAGTACATGACCTCTGACGAAATGGAGCGTATTGCCAGGCTTACGAACAAGATCAGCGTTTTGCTTGAGCTGGGTAATGATTATTACGCGATCAAGGATATTCTCACCAAGAAGTACCTCAAGTCAGCCTAA
- a CDS encoding helix-turn-helix domain-containing protein, which translates to MAKYRKYPELNSLKGRIRERNTSYRKLSGEIGMAVNTLSDKLNGFYALSIPEAEAIAIVLDIPPGQMDKYFFPSMLRNATNSA; encoded by the coding sequence ATGGCGAAATACCGAAAATATCCTGAACTTAATTCATTAAAAGGACGGATCAGAGAGAGAAACACTTCTTATCGTAAGCTTTCGGGGGAAATAGGCATGGCGGTTAATACACTTTCAGATAAATTGAATGGCTTTTACGCGTTGAGTATTCCTGAAGCGGAAGCTATTGCTATTGTTTTAGATATCCCGCCAGGTCAAATGGATAAATACTTTTTTCCCTCAATGTTGAGAAACGCAACAAATAGTGCTTGA
- a CDS encoding metallophosphoesterase family protein, which produces MKLLHCGDIHLGSGLQYGKDDESGMNSRLRDWLETMVKIKNIAVEQDVDAVVFAGDAFKDRKPTPQLLSYFISWLKSFNPIPVVMIVGNHDLNGDGSIGPVDLIGSLGIAYTSNKPEILKVPTKSGILQVVTMPTFSKSTFLQQDEFKDTPIDELNSIMADKAGQIIRYLADQLDPKLHSILTLHGTVSGSINGSERSMMMAQEPIFALHDVALPQFDYVALAHVHRHQVIYTPPDQPPVAYSGSIERVDFGEMEPKGVIIADLELYSLEFVDLNTRPFVQINLTPDDIPDVTGAVVKVTIKTDVDTAKSISAAQITKQLYAAGASFVAGVQIEVERETRARDAEMTEHVSIPEAIGRYFEQQPDLKSRKERLMTKVGELEVVA; this is translated from the coding sequence ATGAAACTCTTACACTGCGGTGACATACACCTTGGTTCAGGCCTCCAGTATGGTAAAGACGATGAAAGCGGGATGAATTCCCGACTGAGAGATTGGCTTGAGACTATGGTTAAGATTAAAAATATAGCAGTCGAACAAGATGTTGATGCTGTAGTATTCGCTGGTGATGCTTTCAAGGACCGTAAGCCAACCCCACAATTATTAAGCTATTTCATTAGTTGGCTAAAAAGCTTTAATCCAATTCCAGTGGTTATGATTGTTGGGAATCATGATCTAAATGGTGATGGAAGCATAGGACCAGTTGACCTAATAGGGTCCCTTGGAATTGCCTATACAAGTAATAAACCTGAGATTCTAAAGGTCCCAACCAAGTCGGGGATACTCCAGGTAGTCACGATGCCAACGTTCTCAAAATCTACTTTCCTTCAACAAGACGAATTTAAAGATACTCCAATTGATGAACTTAACTCCATCATGGCCGATAAAGCAGGACAGATCATTCGCTATCTGGCTGATCAACTCGATCCAAAACTTCACTCGATTTTAACTCTCCACGGTACGGTATCAGGATCCATAAATGGCAGTGAGCGTTCTATGATGATGGCTCAGGAACCTATCTTTGCACTCCATGATGTAGCCCTTCCACAGTTTGATTACGTGGCCCTGGCGCACGTGCATAGACACCAGGTTATCTACACCCCACCAGATCAACCTCCAGTCGCATATTCGGGGTCAATTGAGCGGGTAGACTTTGGTGAAATGGAACCAAAGGGCGTAATTATAGCAGATCTAGAATTATACAGCCTGGAATTTGTCGACCTGAACACACGTCCATTTGTTCAAATCAACTTGACCCCGGATGATATTCCAGACGTGACTGGAGCTGTAGTCAAGGTCACAATCAAAACTGATGTCGATACTGCTAAATCAATAAGCGCAGCTCAAATCACAAAACAGCTTTATGCTGCGGGTGCCAGTTTCGTGGCCGGAGTGCAAATCGAAGTCGAGCGAGAGACCCGAGCAAGAGATGCCGAAATGACTGAGCACGTGTCTATCCCAGAGGCTATAGGGAGGTATTTTGAGCAACAACCGGACCTTAAGTCTCGAAAAGAACGACTGATGACGAAGGTTGGAGAACTGGAGGTAGTAGCATGA
- a CDS encoding helix-turn-helix domain-containing protein codes for MSGYFNKDLFGQRLLEIMKDNNDTTYSLAEYLHLSPSAISRYTTGDMAPKIPTVQAIAEKYGVRPSWLMGIAGESKYPEAKEVVKKIPILGTIAAGVPITAQEDIEGYEFVSENLDVDFCLRVKGDSMTGAYIFDGSIVFIRQQPDVETGEIAAVLVDGENATLKRVYKMNGAVILRAENPSYPDQIYTKKEMKEVRILGKAIRYISEVR; via the coding sequence ATGAGTGGGTATTTTAACAAAGATTTATTTGGGCAAAGGCTCTTAGAGATTATGAAGGATAACAACGATACTACATATAGCTTGGCTGAGTACTTACACCTTAGTCCATCGGCTATCTCTCGGTACACTACTGGTGATATGGCCCCAAAGATTCCAACAGTTCAAGCAATTGCAGAAAAATACGGAGTACGTCCTTCTTGGCTAATGGGCATTGCCGGGGAATCAAAATATCCAGAGGCAAAAGAAGTGGTTAAAAAGATCCCTATTTTAGGAACGATAGCTGCAGGTGTCCCAATAACCGCACAGGAAGATATTGAAGGTTATGAATTTGTGTCAGAAAACCTTGATGTAGATTTTTGTCTTCGAGTAAAGGGAGATAGTATGACTGGCGCTTATATTTTCGATGGTTCGATAGTTTTCATCCGCCAACAACCTGATGTCGAAACAGGAGAAATAGCTGCTGTGCTTGTTGATGGAGAAAATGCCACACTTAAACGTGTTTATAAAATGAACGGGGCAGTTATTTTAAGGGCAGAAAACCCAAGCTACCCCGATCAGATATATACAAAAAAGGAAATGAAGGAGGTCAGGATTCTAGGAAAAGCTATACGATATATTTCGGAGGTGCGATAA